The proteins below are encoded in one region of Ostrea edulis chromosome 3, xbOstEdul1.1, whole genome shotgun sequence:
- the LOC130053353 gene encoding uncharacterized protein LOC130053353, which translates to MITSEDPQARAQDVKRCQLCPGKDRKFAAKIVCNTCQVNLCMDCAGHHITWNPTIRHDVITFECKKSEIIPLDCKRHKKQKCERFCEQCDTPVCLKCLVSGSHENHQVPQISEIQSSRQKLIKRDTHELESNIAPVFQSILFELEEMSSSIIQNHGERQKMFREFGNKCHTLVDIVINKYLSESKKIETEDKDLVQILNSEFVKLQSSVQSTIYENRSILVSNYLSNFTSYASRNETFRIIPSRFKLTVPPFDPTKLTEELLCQFIGDIPTTLKTIISGHVLPFVQNLKSIGYEPKKKLLEKSKLVIAFHVGFDKTYGVHCTSNTGEFYGRGNSEIIKRINSEGTLLEEIPTRSRHQPIDLMVTREGHLVYTDWVDRTINIQTNGKVECLIKLEGWRPLNICSTSTDDLLVTTVSLDENQRKVVRYYGSTVTQEIQYNDIGKPLYSVPRSITENKNLDIVVSDCGTVVLVNRDGKFRFSYNGNLQSKKTFRPCGVTTDSMCQILIADSHNNVIHIIDQYGSFLQYIDWYLRQPRSLSTNQNDMLFIAEFETKIVKQIKYLE; encoded by the coding sequence atgATAACCTCAGAAGACCCCCAAGCCAGGGCACAAGACGTGAAACGCTGTCAACTTTGTCCTGGCAAAGACCGGAAGTTTGCTGCAAAGATTGTGTGTAACACCTGTCAAGTCAACCTTTGTATGGACTGTGCAGGACATCACATAACCTGGAATCCCACAATACGGCACGATGTCATCACTTTTGAATGTAAAAAATCTGAAATTATCCCACTAGATTGCAAGCGGCATAAAAAACAGAAATGTGAAAGGTTCTGTGAACAATGTGATACTCCAGTTTGTCTGAAATGCCTTGTGTCTGGTTCTCATGAAAATCACCAAGTACCGCAAATTTCAGAAATTCAAAGCTCAAGACAAAAGCTGATTAAAAGAGACACACATGAACTTGAATCTAACATTGCACCTGTGTTTCAATCAATTCTCTTTGAATTAGAGGAAATGTCATCAAGTATTATCCAAAACCATGGTGAAAGACAAAAAATGTTTAGGGAATTTGGCAACAAATGTCATACACTTGTAGACATTGTCATCAATAAATATCTGAGTGAGTCaaaaaagattgaaacagaagaCAAAGACTTGGTTCAAATCTTGAATTCAGAGTTCGTAAAACTACAATCCTCAGTGCAATCAACAATATATGAAAACCGTTCTATCCTTGTTTCCAATTATTTATCCAACTTTACCAGTTACGCATCAAGGAACGAGACATTTAGAATTATTCCCTCTAGATTCAAATTAACAGTCCCACCATTTGATCCGACAAAACTAACAGAAGAATTACTGTGTCAATTCATTGGAGACATTCCTACCACACTTAAAACCATCATTTCCGGTCATGTCTTACCATTCGTTCAAAATCTAAAATCTATTGGTTATGAACCAAAGAAAAAATTGTTAGAGAAGTCTAAGTTGGTAATAGCATTCCACGTTGGGTTTGATAAAACTTATGGTGTACATTGTACGTCTAACACAGGCGAGTTTTATGGCAGGGGTAACAGTGAAATCATCAAACGCATAAACAGTGAGGGGACGCTTCTGGAGGAGATTCCCACTAGGTCAAGACATCAACCAATAGATCTGATGGTCACCAGAGAGGGACATCTAGTGTACACTGATTGGGTAGATAGAACTATCAACATACAGACGAATGGCAAGGTAGAATGTCTGATCAAACTAGAGGGCTGGCGTCCATTGAACATCTGTAGTACCTCAACGGACGACCTACTGGTTACCACGGTGTCTCTTGATGAAAACCAAAGAAAAGTAGTCCGTTATTACGGTTCTACAGTCACACAAGAAATACAGTACAATGATATAGGCAAACCTTTATATTCTGTCCCAAGATCTATTACTGAGAACAAGAACCTTGACATCGTTGTGAGTGATTGTGGTACAGTAGTTTTGGTGAACAGAGATGGAAAGTTCAGATTCAGCTATAATGGAAATCTGCAATCAAAGAAGACTTTTAGACCATGTGGTGTGACTACAGACAGCATGTGTCAAATTCTGATCGCTGACAGTCATAACAATGTTATACATATAATTGATCAGTATGGATCTTTCCTTCAGTATATAGATTGGTACTTACGACAACCACGTAGTCTCAGTACAAACCAGAATGACATGTTATTTATTGCTGAATTTGAAACTAAAATTGTTAAACAAATcaaatatttagaataa